The sequence tgacagtcacatcccatgaatgaatacaaaaaacatTCTCAAACTCCCAACTGCTTAGCCTTTGGTCTGCCATTTATCACAATACCTAGACCACTGTTGACGTGCTCAACCACTCCCTTACCAACACTTTCAAGGTTTTTGTCAGGAAAACCCTCATTGTATCTCAACTTTATCATTTCCCTTCACGTGCCCCATCTTCACTCCCTCAAGTCCAAGGGGCGCAGACTTATGTGTATCTATAATACAGGTAAGCTAACCTCACTGAACTATCCATGTATTAACTTGGGAAATTCCATGAGATCTCATTTGTCGTTAAATTAAAAACTCTATTTTGCATTGGTCTGAAAGACCAACAAAATTTTGAGGTAGAAATATACCGATTTAGCAATGAGACAGCCTGTCCCCAATCTGCACAGGTGTGGTTCCACTGTGAATCTCATGAGGCCTTTTTAGGTGTCCTAGGCAGATGTTTAAAACAGACATTGGGTTCCTTAAAATGTAAACTAGGGGCCTAATACCTGTTGAAGGACCCAATCGAGAAATTAATAACTAGTCTGGCAGGCATCAGATTTTTCAGTGATCCCGGGTTTATAAAAGTCTATAAGTTTGTAAAATAAAaaattttgctttttaaaaaaaaaaatctcttttgccaagaggagcaggagtcacGATCAGccaccctctcctcccctcccctgtaacCCACTAAAAATCTCCCCTCCTGGGACATTTGTGAGTGCCACTCCTGGCAAGGTAGGAGGCCTGACATTGATACCTTTGCTCGGGCAAGCTGTTTGTGGAGATGCAACCAGCACTGGTAGCTAACGCTGAGTGCTGATGAGGCCAAAGGACTAATTGCCATCAGTCCATGGACCTCTCAGTTTGGGCACGTGCCGGTCATGTCATGATGAGTATGAGCTTAAAATCAGACCGAGACTCATTTCATGTCCAGATAGTGGAATAGTGAAATACATAGCAGGACATGTAGGCTGTTTTGGTCATAAAATAGTGTATAATGTGATCATTAAACACTGTTTAACTTGCAATAAAGCAGCATCTTGTATTCTGCAATCATGTGCTATGGGAATAGGAAGTTCCTTTTCTTATTCGGGGTTTAGTCACTTGTTTTCCTTCAATTGACAGGATTCAAGACACAAGCGTTCAGATAGGTCTATTACTCTCTTCATGAGGAAAATTGATGGTAAAAAGGCTTGGCCAAGATTGACCAAGGACAAAACTAAGGTATGGTTCTAATACTTAAATAGGCTACAACTGGGAGTGCTTTAGTTACACAGTTATAACAACTGTGGAAGGTTCTGTTTGTGGACATTGCAGTGTACGGAGAGAATATGTTTTCATTTCCCCCTTTCCTCCCTTCCACTCATGGGTTAAAAATGTGGAAAGGAATTCTAGTCAATGCAGCCAGCTATTCTGCACCACGAAATGACTGGGAGAAGCACCAGCAGAGGCTTGGGAACATTTCCTGGCTTTAGATTTACAGCTATGCGATTTTTCTCGCTTTATAAGGTAAACTGTTGCATTGTAATAAAGACATTTATTGTCTTTTGTGCACTTTGATCAGTCATTTGAGCACATTAATGTGATTAGTATACTTCAGTTCAGCATTAATGTGttggacccacttcctgcactatcTGATCTTAACGGGGAGAGGTTCATTTTTGCAAACTCCGGTGCAAATTAGATGGACCGGGCGTCCACTACATCTGCGTGGGAGCACTAGCGGGAGACACGAGCCATTTTGATGTTTGGGCCTCACCTACATAATATCAGTAAGCTGCCAGCATTCATGCTGCTCCTGGCTGGACAAAAATCATTTACTTACCTGTGCTGTTTCTGGACTGGCTTTGAATGGTTGCTTACTGGTTAGGCCACTCCACATCCAATACCAATGTGTAAAGCATACGTGATGCAAGGTCTTCCCAATGGCACCTGAAAATTGACTGGAGATCCTGCTGTGGCATAGTTCccccatttaaatattgaaataaagctTCCGCCTGTATCAGACAGGAGCCCTGATTGCCCATTTCAAGGCCCACTTGAAAATAGATTTGGTCGACTagtgcagtggttctcaaactgggggcTGCAGGGGGTCTGCAGCAACTTTCCAGGGGGTCCACGATGCATGGCTGGCCCACAGGTAGCAACCGTGGTCAAGAGTAAACAAATGAGTGGTGGCTGGAGGCATGCTCTACTCCCCCACCGTGCTCCCAATCTCCCCCTACTCCTCTGgtgcactctctgtgctcctggtcCACCAGGCTCCTGTtcactgtgctcctgctctctctgggctACTGCTTTCTCCATGATCCTACTTTACCCATGCTTCTGCTTTCTCAGTGTTCTGTTCTCTTCATGCTTCTGCTGTCACTGTTGCTGCTGCTCACCCCCTGGTCCCCTAGTGCTTTCTCTGTGTTATGTACTCCCTGGGCTCATGTTCTCTCTGTGATTCTGACAAGGATACTCAGACTCTACAGTGAGAAGTGAGATATCTTACTGATATCTGCAAGTAAAATACatgtttttaaaaaagcattaTTAAACCACGtttcatattatgagtattatacagtatataatttagatgggagtccatgATTACTCATCCATTTGAAAAGTGGTCCTTTAACCAAAGAAGTTTGAAAACCTCTGGGCGGGAGATTTTTTTGTTTACCATTTTTGTCTCCCACCGTCCAATTTTCTAACATGAACAGGGATGGTAGGCAAATTAAAATTGTCCCAATGATCTTTAAATGAGGTTGACTGATTAACAAGTACTGGTTCTATTGAATTGTAGGTACAAAATACATTTTTGCTGTAGACgtcatttgtttttgtgatctaGCCTTAATTGGGTGTATACCCATGTCCCAAAGGCAAAATGATGTTGCCATGCACTGAGTGACGTTCCTCTACTATTTACAGAATCAGCTGGAAGCTTATATTAACTCCTGTGTGTTTTTCTTCCACAGCATGCCTGGTTAGCTGTGGACTTTGATAACTGGAGGGACTGGCACGATGATGATGAGCAGATGATTGACTTGGAACGCTACGCAAATGTACGTTCGACCTCTGTGGAATATGACCAGTTGCTATAAAGAAATCTGTAACTCGTCTCAGTTGCAAATGACAACTAAAAAACAGAAGTGTTATACTCCACATTATCTTTAATATGGAGAAGGCTTTACTTGTATAAGTCTAATATTCTAAATGTGCAAAGCCTGTTTTACTTCTTGGCACTGAAACTGTTTGCCTTTATGTTACTAATTTCATCatactgttgttgctttgcagtaaTGTGCTTTTAAATATTCTCTGCCACTGGGTCTCCTattatttaaatatttatccagttaTGTGGCATAATTCACAGCAAGCAATACATAGTTCTCACCGTAATTAATATGCTGTGCAACAATAAATATATGCATGTAAATAAATGCATATGTCAGAATATTATGGACTGCAACAAAAGCTCTAAACTCTgtgagctaaaggcctgctacccaacccaaacccgatgacatgcgtcgggttcgtgttgggtcgggtcgtacttccgggtccagcattcgggctcggctcgggccggatcggacacgctccatcacaacctcaggtaagtgactctaatgttaatttactttttggactttaaaggtggttttgttacagttattttatgcttgagcaggtaaggaacaaagtgaaaaatggaaggtaaggtaactgatggtcgggtcgggttgggtcgggcatgggaaaaaatggaaggactcgggccaggtcgggctcgggctcaggctcggatggggttctgtggggctcgggtcaggtctcattgcaggcccgagcaggcctttacttcttgCCCAGCTGTTGTGTTCACAGTAGGTTATATCATTAAAACAATCAGTATGCCAAAGTTTGGTGATGCCATCACTGATCAACTTTTTTTGAGTCTTTCTGGTTAAAGCTTAAGTCTTTGTTTTTCTCCTTTCTAAATGATTATTTTCAATTTTTGTTTAACCCTATTCATCAGTGTGATTAAAGAAGACCTGTAATATTTCTTCCTAATTTAATTTTTCTTCTCAATTGCATTTCAACAAGAAAACAACTTCTCTGAGGTGCAGCTGCCGTACAGTTCTGTTTACCCTCAAAAATAACATTTAGAAAATAATAAACATAAATAATCTACCAGTTCTCTCCAAGTATGCTCCCTGCTGTGCTTCAAGTTTCCTGCTCACAGCTATACTCTCCATTCATACTTCACAGGCCCCTATGCCTCGTTGAGTCTTCATGTTCTGACTCAAGCAACCTCATTACAACTTAACAAACCACTTGGAGATCGAGTCTCTGTTGCAAACTGTATCATTTCTGGGTCTGTTGTGAACTAACTGATAAAGATTGATTTCTAGGAATAGTCAGCAACTCCATCATCATTGTATCATGTGTAGAAGGCAAACTAGACTGGCCTTATTTTGTTTTTCATCCAGCAATCCCTATGTTCTTATGTACCCATGCAGACTGAACAATTGCACTTAATGCATAATGCATATGCTACTAGAAGCCATTACATAACCCAGGTCCTGGATTTCCTATTCCCTCCTTCCCTCAACAGCTGCATATTGTTGCTGCCACCTGACCTCCTACAAAGTCGACTCTCGGGATATACTCACCAACTCATTCCACTTTTGCTTTGCATATGGGCCCTGCTCCTGTTGCTTTCCCATTTTGATATGAACTGCCCCTTATGCCACTCACAGCTGATGTTGTTCAACAACTGGCTTCTCACTATTCCTGCTTCCATGTGACTCCTTCTACTGAAAttctctcttgctttttctttTGCCACTAATCATGCTAATTCAATCCTTGCCTCTTTTCTGGTTGCATATCACTCTTCCTGTTCAGTTCACTTTTAAATCTGAGACATTTTTAAGTTGCCTTTCTCACCAGTGTAAATCAGTCTTTCTTCTTTCttgggcagtccctcaggaacgaggatgactttctttcactccagggttgtgggtccttaggtgaccgaATAGTGcaatcctgatattccaggtcctgaagttcattttgagggggtggaagatgcctgtgtgtGGGTTCTTTTAACATGGGATGGCCATTGCACACCAACTACCACACGGTCCGAGTGAAACAAGATCTtggtccaatggcagggatggccgagacAAGTGGAGACCAGGCTCAGCTACACGGATGGGGAGTAATACATACACATGGCCAGCATATCCAGCTGGCAAGCCCGAATACAGGCCATGTGGATCTGTGTAGCAGTCACAAATTGTTAAAAATGTTGGGTCTACCTTagctcacctcttgggttcagtaCTAGTATCTCTCATAAACAGGCCTTACACCCCTTATAATTAGTTCATCTGTAAGAAGACCTTGAAGTGCAACACTGAAATTCACTTGTTATATAAACGAGATATACTAATTCTCGCGCATCCCTCCATGAGCTGGAGTGATTAATGCTTTAGTGAGACATGACTAGATTTCAATAGTTAATTGACTTTATTTTACAGTCAGTAAGTGGCAGCATGACAAGacgatggcctccttctatgctgtaagattaTATGATTGTGGCAAATTTCACCTTTAACTTATTTTTAGCCCCTCCATGtaatagataaaataataaaaatgtaccAGGCTGACATTGTTGGTGGGCTAAGTAACACTTCCTTTTGGTCAGCCTTTTCACTGAATCAGCCCTTTGTTTGTCCTGGGCCAGGTTAGCTACATGCTGCATCTCAGCAGTTCTTCCCAACCAACCCAAAACATGTGCTTCTCTGTTCCATGGTTCTCTCCATCAACAAGAAATcaaagtagggaaatatagggacaggtggggatgtttggtaggaatatgggattagtgtaggattggtataaatgggtggttgatgttcggcacagactcggtgggccgaagggcctgtttcagtgctgtatctctaatctaatctaatcaaaggcTCAGCCTTTGACCCTCTGCTAGCTCTCTGGGGACAGGATAGCTCACCTGTCCAATCAACCAGCAGTCGACCTCCTGGATGTGGGACATAGCGAGAATACCTCATACTGCATCCAAATAAATACTGTTCCTCCCAATAGTTAGTGTGAATATCTACTGGTAGTGTCTGAAATGTGTTAACGTTTCATTTGTAGTCCCAGATAGTTAAGATTAAATTTGGATAGTTACCTCATTTTATTTGATGAATGAACATTTTAAGATTCTAGCTGCTCTGAACTGCAACTCAGAAGCTTAGAGTTATGTGTGTTTTAAGGTATATGTCTGCAGTACAAACATTTAATCCCTTTGAAGTGTGATTTATAAAATATATTCTGAAATCTTCATTGCTTGCACTCTTTTTAAGTTAGAAAATTTATTGGATTTTAAAACCAATGAGTAAATAAAACTCTGGCAGTGGGAGATTTTTTTCTTATCTTAACTTATTTTTTTTCAGATGATGAAAGATCTGAAGAATACTGGACCGCCACCTGCAATGGATGATCTAGATGTAAATATTTAACCACATTGAAAGTGGTTTTAGTTGACAAAGAAACAGAATCCAATTCCTTTCAATTTATTATAGTTTTGTTAGCTGGCTCAAATGACGCATTCTGGCAATGCATTCCCCAAAAATGAAGACAACAGGACAGATTTCCTGTTCCTTgggttaaagcctggctacccaacgcaAACCTGACTAGAcacgactacatgtgtcaggttcgggtcaggttgaaATTCTGAGTCTAACATTCAGGCTTTTTTAAATTcccaatttattaattgaattcaaatttcaccatccttcgtagtgggattcaaacccatgtacccagagcaCTAGCCTAAGCCTCTGGCctagtagtccagtgacattaccattatgccaccatctccctctaTTCTCTTAATGAACATTTTCTGGCATATTTCATTATTTGTACTATAATTACTTTTCTGCCACTCTGACAACTACTATAAATTTGCCATATTTGGATACTTTACAACAATAATACTCCAATCACCCCTTTGGCATGTCTTCCTGTATGAGTGCCAACAGATTTAATAAACAATTCTAATTTTCCATCTGCCAGATAAAATTGCTACATAAATATTGCTAAATATTTATTACTGATCCATGTGGGATTAGTTGGTTTCACAGCCAAATGTGATCCAAGTACTTGGAAAGGAATTTTCAACATGTCATCTAGTCATAAAGACAAAGCCTCCTATGACTTAGTTTGAATGTCTCTTTTGACCTTTCAATACTTCCCTGTTAAAATAAATTTATTGTA is a genomic window of Heterodontus francisci isolate sHetFra1 chromosome 33, sHetFra1.hap1, whole genome shotgun sequence containing:
- the ptges3l gene encoding putative protein PTGES3L isoform X2; this translates as MSLPEETDYRQPAKTQWYDRKNYVFVEFCVEYSKDVDVKIEKFRLIFSCKSADNTELYNNIELYSKVEPNDSRHKRSDRSITLFMRKIDGKKAWPRLTKDKTKHAWLAVDFDNWRDWHDDDEQMIDLERYANMMKDLKNTGPPPAMDDLDDEPLDSVEEL